The nucleotide sequence AAGTGCTTTTTGTCAGGGAGCCTGAACGCTCTGATTGGACTCTTATGCATGTAATTTCCCCCTTCTATAATGAAAGAGTATTGGTGGAGGTCTTTCATTTTGAAGGTCATTTCCACGTTTAAAATCACTATTACCACAGCAATCACAGACTTTGGGTTGCCAAGCTTCATCTTTGAATCTTTCGTTAGCTTTGAATTCTTTTAGTAGTTCAGCAAAGAGTATCTTACAGTATTCCTTACTGGTAGTTCGTTGAGCTCCTGCAAAAAGGCCATAAAATCTTGATCTCCGAAATCCTTTAGGAAGTACATGCTGCATAAATCTTCTGATGAATTCCTGGGGTTTCATTCTGATATCTTTATGTCGAGCAATTCCTTTCTCGTCCAAATCTTTATAATCTTTGATATCAAAACTTATGAATGAATTTTCAACTGCCGTAATTCTACTGTTCGCTATTGCACTTCGATAAACATAACGACTCAAGTACTCGACCACTACTTCAGCTCCTGAGAATGGTTTTTGGATATTGACGACCCAAGATTTTCCTTCGATGATTTTATATATTTCAGTGAAATCTTGTGTGTTAACTAACTTCTTATGTTTATAGAGACTCTTGAGTTTTCGGAGAAATCGTTTTTTGAATTCTGCGGAGGCTTCAAAAATGTCAAATAAATAATCTTCTCTTCCTGCTTTCCATGTTCCATCTTTTTTCATTCCTCCACTTGTGACCAATATATGTACGTGAGGATGGAGGCATAAATCTTGGCCCCAGGTATGAAGTGTCGCTATAATTACAGGTATTGAATCATGATATTTTTTACTCAGGTGAAGTAAGCTATCTGCAGCAGTTCTGAACAGTAAATTATAAATTTCTCGTTGGTTAAATCTTGCGATAGGATTCAGTTCATGGGGCAGAGTGAAAATGCTGTGAAAATAAGATACAGGGAGTAATTCATCGAGTCGTTCATTTAACCATCTTCTTCGACGTATTCCCTGACACATTGGACAATTGGTATTCCCGCATGAATTATAGACGGGTCGTTCACTTCCGCATTTACAACATACTTCATTATGTCCTCCAAGATAGGCTGTCCGGCACATAGCTATATCTTGTAGTGTTTTTCGTTGTTCTTTTAATAAAGAATGATTGCCTTCATAAGTTTGACCAAAACGTCTGAAGATTTCTCCCACACTATGTTCTGTTCTCGTTTCCATCTTTCTTACCTCTGTATAGATAAGAAATAACATCAATCTTTATATGTCAAATTAGTGTTTAAATTAGGTTCATTTTTTCCATTATTTTAGTACAACGACCGAGATCAGGGATTTCTGAGCGAAGCGAAGAAATTCCTCTGCAGCTCATGGTTCGATTTAGTAATGATGCCTAGCCTGTATTAGAATTAAATTGTTGTCTAATATTTTATAAACTAATCTGTGTTCATCTGTAATTCTTCTAGAGCAGTAACCAGATAGTGTATTTCTCAAAATCTCAGGCTTTCCTAATCCATCATTTGGGTTTCGTTCAATATCTTTGATCAAAAGATTGATTCGTTTTAAGATTTTTTTATCTTGCTTTTGCCAATATAAATAATCTTCCCATGCTTTAGTCGAGAATGTTATTTTCATTCAATTAAATCTCGTTCTACACCACCGCCATTTTCAATTTCATAAATTGATTCAAGTAGTCTTTTAGCATTTTTAGGACTACGCAGTAAGTAACTTGTTTCTTCCATTGCACTGTAATCTTCGAGAGAAATCATAACAACAGATCTTTCTCTTTTGCTAGTGATGATTACTGGATCATGGTTGTTACATACAGTCTCCATAGTTTTAGCTAGATTTTGTCTAGCTTCTGTATATGTCATTGCATTCATTTTGAACTCCACTTAGTTAAGTACATGATAACGTACACCTAATTGTTGTTTATAGCAATGGTGCATTGATTTTTATTTTCTATCGAACGACCGAGATTAGTGAGATTTGAGCCTAGGCGAGAATCTTCACTGCAGCTCATGGTTAGGTCTTTACCAGTTTTCTGATTCAGATACAATTTGAAATTCGTCTTCATAATAAATAATTCCTGGTTCATCTGTAGTTAGAATTCTAACATGTTTACCATAGTCTTCTAGTAAGGATTTAATTTCCCAGAATTTATCAATAAAGACTTTTGAAGAATCTTTGAACCAACTTATTGCATCATTGTTTAATTCATGTGTTTCATATGGGGGACATGGTAAATTATCGTTCAACCATTCAAATGTTTCTTCAATAAAATCTATTTCGAATTGATGTAGTTCAGACTCTTCTTTCAAAAACCTTAATTCAGTAATTAAGCCAGTTTGAATAGTTGGACTCTCTTGATTGGTCCCGACAACAAATCGTATGTAATTGTTCATTTTAATATCTGACCTAACGTCTAAGCTGAGGGAGATTGAGCCTTAGCGAAAATCTTCCTTCCGGCTTTTTGTTAGGTGTTTTCTATTTCTTTTCTGATGTTCGTTTTTAACTTCTTAGCAAGATCATTATCTATGTCTAATTTCAAAATTCTGTTGATTAGATCCATAGATTCAATATAATTCTGATTTTTGTACTCAGTGACTAGTTTCATTTCTAGTTCGTTTATGGGATTTTTACTTTTTTGTCTTTCTATTTTATTCTTTCTTCTCTTTAGAGATCTGAAAAAATACATGACTATGAGTAGTCCGATAAATAGAATTGGTATGATGAGTATAAAATTCATTATTAATGTTCACCTAACGACCGAGATTAGTGAGATTCGAGCCTTGGCGAGAATCTTCACTGCAGCTCATGGTTAGTCTTTGTTTGATTTTGTGTTGTTTGACTCTAAATGTTCTTTTTTGTTGTCTATCTTTCGTTCAATTAATTTCATGCATTTTAGGAATAAAAAAATTGATATAATTATAGAAATAATAAAAGCTATAGAAGAATTGTTTTTAAATCCGATGAGTTCAAAAAACCTTTGTACTAGGCTCGTAATTCCTTTCATTATTGGTAATGATAAAACAATAAGAATTAGGTATAAGATGTCTTTATTTAATTTCATTTTTATTATTGACTAACGACCGAGATTAGGGATTTCGAGCGAAGCGAAGAAATTCCTCTGCAGCTCATGGTTAGTCTTGTTTTTTATTTTATACCCCAAAACCATATTTTTTGATTGTCATCCGTTTCTATCGAATAGTCACCAATATCATTTTGGATTATTTTTATAGCTTTGGTTAACTCATTTTTGAGTTTATCATTGATATGAATTTCAATCGTTTCATTTATGATTTTTATCTTTGAATCTTCTGATTGCACTATATTTAAATATTTATAACGGCTGATTTCTGTGCCATTATTGGGTACGGATAATTCATCATCTGTAATAGATTCGATATTTATCGTTTTATTAGAGGTCAATTCTCTCATGAATTTTTCATTTGCATACATATGAAAACCATTGAATGATTTACCACTATTTTTATATTTCCAGATTTTGATCATATTTTTTATTATTGACTAACGACCGAGATTAGTGAGATTTGAGCCTAAGCGAAAATCTTCACTGCAGCTCATGGTTAGTCTTTTGTTCATTTCTACATACTCCATGTGATTTTGGTAAGAGGCATGAAATATGTGAACCCAATTACGGATAAATATAATATCTCTAAACTTGTTATTATTTCATAAATCAAATCTTTCTTTTTGTCGTCAAATTTAAAATGGGAAATAAGAGTAATAATAGAAAATAATATTGGTAATATAAAACCATATTTTGTTCCAACTATCGTGATATCTGGAAGAGGCTCACCTTCTAAGACTTTACTCCAAAGGAATAACATTGTTCTTCCCGTACCAAATGTGCATATAGCAGCTATGAGACTTAGAATTGATAATGGTATGAGTTTTTTCGATTTCATTTTTTTATTTGACTAACGACCGAGATTAGTGAGATTTGAGCCTAGGCGAAAATCTTCACTGCAGCTCATGGTTCTGTTTCTTTTCATTTTTTTATTTCTATAAGATTATTGCTGAATTCGCATAATTCTAAATTGAGGATTCGACTTTTGCTCTAGAATTTCTAGGTTCAGATAAGATTAAATGTGTGCATCTGCGATTCTTTGGACTCTCGTTTCTTACCCTATAATTTATTATACAGAACGACCGAGATTAGTGAGATTTGAGCCTAAGCGAAAATCTTCACTGCAGCTCATGGTTCTGTATTTGTTTCTTTTCATTTTTTCATTTCTATAAGACTATTGCTGACTTCGCATAATTCTAAATTGAGGATTCAACTTTTACTCTAGAATTTCTAGGTTCAGATAAGATTAAATGTGTGCATCCGCGATTTATTGGACTCTCGTTTCTTACCCTATAATTTATTCTACAGAACGACCGAGATTAGTGAGATTTGAGCCTAAGCGAAAATCTTCACTGCCGCTCATGGTTCTGCTTTTTCTTTATTTGGGTTCTAATCGAAGTCTAAATCGTATATAAAATTCGATTCTAATTTTATTTCTTCTTCTTTAATACTGACAAATTTATGAATCATGTTTTTTAGTTTTTTAAATACTGCATCATGAAATTCATCTGTCTGTTGAGGATGCTTTTTCTTTAAAATATAATCTACAACATCTTTAACAATTCTGAATTTCTCCGCATCACCATCATCGATAATGATGTCAAATTCTTCTTCAACTTGGAGAATGAATTCTACGGAGTCTAATCCCATTTTTTGGTTCTGCCTTTTCGTTTTTATATGCTTCTATGATTGTTATACCAAACATTTCTTAATTTTTGGTGAATATTCTGTGGTATACCGAGAAGTTTTAATTTCTTTTTACTTTTGCAATAAAGTATGCATCCATATTTAACATTACTTGTTTGGATGACCTCTCTTAATTCTCTGAGAGTGTTATTTCCTGCTTTGCCTTTTTTCGTGTTTAATTTATTGTTTTCAATTTCAACAATCACGGTGGTGTATGAGATGAGAATTCTAAATTTGATGAGTAATTTATTCATATTATGTTTATGCAGAACGACCGAGATTAGTGAGATTTGAGCCTAAGCGAAAATCTTCACTGTGCTCATGATTATACCCTTCTTTGATTTACATGTACGGTTTCTTAATAATGAAGATAATGCTACCAATTATTGCAGAAATAGAAATAATAGAAGCATATACAATACAGATTTTTTTATGTGTTTCGGTTTTAATCTCGTTTAAGATAACTTTATTGAATTGATAAAGTAAAAAGGAGATGATGACACTTGCTGTTAAACAAATAATTAATCTTTTTAATCCAATAATTATCCATCCTAATGTAGTTAATTCGAATGCGAGTGAATCATCTATCATCCATATACAAATTAGGTAGGCCATTAGAGTCAGATACCCTAAAAAGGCTAATTCAAATCCGTATAATATTGGAGCGATTGCTTTATTCATATTTTATATCTAGTATAACGACGGAGATTTGAGCCTAAGCGAAAATATTCACTGCCGCTCATGGTAATACTTTGTTTTTTTTGATTATGTCAGATACGATTTCAAGAATTTGATTGGTTGAAATATCTTTGATTTCCATCTCTTTTTTTGTTTTATCGAATTCACCAAAAAACTGATTGTCGTCAATAGTTATTTCATATTCATTTTCTATTTCCATAATTACTTCAACCATATCAAGATCATCGGCACCATATGTTTTATTAAGAGGTGCATCTAGATCAAAATTGCCTGGTAAGCTTAGTTTTGTTTGAATGATAAATGCAATTTTTTTATCAAGTGAATGATTATTTTTATAGTTATTTAATGTGGTTTTCCCACTGTTTATTTTTGTGTTATCACAGGAAATATAAAGAGAAATATTTATGATTAGTATGAATCTTATAAAGATGGTTTTCATTTTCTTATTCCTGTAGAATGACTGAGGTCTTTACTGTAGCTCATGATTAATATTTATTTTTCAAGTATAGTTTGCGACCATTGAAATCGCTCATAGACAATGTCTCACTGGATTGACATTGTGTACATATTGATTTGTAATAGGCTGGTTGTCTATAAAATAATTGATATATTTTATCTGATAACCATTTTTTATCTGCTCGTACACTAGTTGTTTCTCCTAGATGGCAACATGACTTACAAATAGATTGTCTAAAAAATGATTTAGGTAAATCTATATGAATTAATTGAATAAATTGTTCAGCAATTTTTTTGATATATTCTTCTTTATTATCAGTGGTTAGTTCAGAATTAAATATGCTGTGACCACAATCATCTAATAGCCATATATCTTCGCTCAGTTCACTCCAAATACTGAATATAGGTTCATAATCACTTTCCGTGAAAAATCTATCGAGTTGGTTGATGAGTGTTGCTGATGAAATTTCATTTCGTAACAACTCATTACATAATGATTCTGCACAATCAATTCTAAGTTCATCTGTGTCTTTTATAAATAAACCAAGATCATTAATGGAGCGTTCAAAATAAAATTTGACATCATAATTATCAGGATGTTTATCTAATCCAAGACTTGCTAATATTGCAATATTTTCTGATTGCTCTCCATCTGATAATAAGGATTCTGCCCAATCAGTATAATCCTTGGAGTGGACTAAGCCTGTAGCAATGTTTTGTGTGAGTTTTTCAAATGTCATTTTTTATTCTGTATAACGACCGAGATTTGAGCCTTAGAGAAAGGCTTAACTGCATCTCATGGTTAGATGTCGTCTTTTTTATCGATTATAAGAGTTGTTGTTGATGTGATCATTATCAATGTTACAAGACAAGAACCTGCAAGAATATAGTCACTGACATCACTATTTCGATCTACGAGAAACTGGGAAGATAAAGCACCTATAAAAAATACTGAAAAACCACCAAATAATATAACGAAAAATAATTTACGTTTTTTAGGATCGATCTGTTTTTCACTATTGTGTTGATCTTGGTTAATTTCAAGATTTGAATTTTTATAGAGTTTTATAATCAAATCATTCTTTTTTAGATCATCATAATCACCATTTTCAGAAAGGTGTAAAATGAGAATTATCATTGGTGTGATTATAAACAATGCTAGAACTAAACCCATAATGAAAAATTCATTTACAAATAATTCATTAAATTCGATTTCGTTTTTACTCTTGAATTTATATAATCCAAAGAGACCCAGTAAAGGAAATGTGATTAGTATAAAAACACCTGTTAAGTTCCTAATTAAACGCTGTCTTTTTAACGGTTGTTTACTAGAATTCTTAATGAGGTTTTCTATAAATTTAATGTCTTTTTCTTCATTCATTATATTTTTTCATCTAACGACCGAGCTTAGTGAGGTTTGAGCCTAAGCGAAAACCTTCACTGCCTCTCATGGTTATGCTTTTGTTTGTTCGCATATATAGGATAACTTTTTTCGTGCTTTCTTCCATATGTCTGAGTTCCAATCACTTTTTTTAAGGTTGGAAATATAAATCTCAAACTCTTTTTCAATAGCTTTGAAAAATAAAGAAGCATCTATTGTTTTACTTTCTGAATGATAAAGCTGCTTCTCCTGTCGAGTAATATGCCACCCTCCAGTTGTTTCTGCTTGGTGTAAAAGTCCACAACGAATATGCGTGTAAAAATCATCGGGGATATTTTTTAAATTATCTAGGTGTATTGAATCATCAAAAAATAATTGGAATGATTTTTTACTTTGGTTTTTGGAATTCTTCCAGCCTTGTTTAAAAGTTTCAAGAGATTCTATCATAAGGCATGCTATTGCTAACATGCTAAAACCATGTTTATTTTTATTGTCTTTAAATGGGTTTATATACCTTTCGTAGAATCTTTCATAAATAAAATCTGATATTTTCAAGGTATCTTTATTTGATTCGTAAGTTCGATATTTTTCAACTGAAACAGTAGATGATATTTTTGATTTATTGGGCATTTTTATTCCTGCATAACGACCGAGATTAGGGATTTCGAGCGAAGCGAAGAAATTCCTCTGCAGCTCATGGTTATATTTGGTTTTATTTAAGATCGTTGATATACATACTTTGTAGTAGTTAATGAAAAGCATCTTCACTTACAAAAAATATTACAATTGGAAATGTAATAACATCAATAATTATCGCCGGAACTTTAAGTGTATTACGAACCCATTTTGTTGATGATGATGTATTGTCTTTTATATCTTTTTCAAAAATCAGAGTACATGTTTCACCATTTATAGTATGTGTAAATCGTGTAAACCTTGGTTCTATATCAAGTGTTGAATTCGGTGTGATGGTATTTGTTATATCTATATTTTTAATGTCACTAACCTTAAGAGTATTTAGGTCAATTATTATCGAAGGGGATTTAAAGTTTTGATGTGAATAATATATTTTATTCTTTTCAACTTTAGTCGCCATATCCTTTTTGTATTTAGTCACCATTTGTGTTATTTCGTTTAATGGTAAACTATAGTTAATCGTTCTAGGGGTATTTATGATTTCATCATCAATTGGAAGCTGATTTTCTTTAGAAGTTGTATTGATAATTAAAGATTCCTGAATTCAAGTAGTAAGTGCAACACCTACTGATTTTCTTAAGTTAATTCCAGTTAAATTTTCAAAAACTTCATATGGCGTCTTAAATTTCAGACATTTTCGAGGTCTACTATTAAGTTTATCAACCGCAATAATGACTTCATTTTCACTGATACCATCAAGCGCCATAGACTTAGGAAAGTATTGCCGTAACAATCCATTAGCATTCTCGTTTTGGCCTCGTTCCCATGAGTGATATGGTTTAGCAAAATAACTATTACATTCCAATTCCTTGGAGATAGTCTCATGCTGAGTAAATTCTTTTCCATTATCAAATGTAAGAGTATGAACCAAATCTTTGATCGGTGTTAGCAAAGAGATTATTGCATCTTTCACAAGCGTGGCTTTCTTATGAGACACAGGCAATGCTAGACGCAGTTTTGATTTTCGATCATCCATAGTTACAATGGCTCCTTTATGAGCTTTTCCTATAATAGTATCCATCTCCCAGTCGCCTACACGCTCTCGCTTATTAGCTGCCTCAGGTCGTTCGTCTATATCCACACGATTGGGAATCCCATTACGACTATGCTGGTTGCCATAACGTTTGCGATAAGTTTTATTCTGATGACGTAGAAGCTTATATAGCTCACCTCCTGATTCTTTATCTCTAAGAATATATTGATAAACTGTTTCATGATGAAGTAAGATGGATTGGTCATCTTTTAGTCGACCTACAATTTGTTCGGGGCTCCAATCCTTGAGTAAATGCTCATCTATATAGTCCTTAACTTCTTCAGTTAGTTTAATAGCCTTTGGTTTCACTTTGTGTCTTTCTTGAGCAAAGTCATTGGCTTGCTTGTTTCGATAACCACGGAGACCTTTATTACGTTTAAGTTCTCGTGAAAGTGTGCTTGTACTACGATTTAAGTTTTTTGCTATTTTAGTGATCGATGTGCCTGCCTTTAATTCAATTTCAAGGTAGTGTCTTTCTTCAAGACTCAGATGTTCATATGTCATTTCTGACTCCTCTGTTTTAGGTTTGGTCGCTTATAGCAGAGTACATCTGAGTCTTGTTATTCTCAATAGATGTTTATGCTATAAGCAATTAACAGAAGTGTTGCACTTATTATACGAATGCAGGATTGATCATTTTTTACATATATTTCATTAGGGACCGTTTCGGTCCATTTACGTCCACCAATGCTGTCAACATAACGGGTAGCGATGCATCCATTTAATAGAAACAATAGTAATACTAGAATTATTTTCATGATTGCTCAATTTTTTTTAATATAACGCTGAGGATGAGCTGTGACCAACGATCAGAGAGGACTGATGAGTTTAGCGTAGCTAAACCATCAGTTCGATCCGTTGGTTAGGCATGATTTCCTTCTTCTGGTATGTGTAGAGTTGATATACCTTCATATGCTCCCACATATAAAATGTTATTGCCTTTTATTAACCACTCCATTCCATGTTCATCTTCCCAAGAGCAGTTTAATTCTAATGATAAAACTATGTCTCCATCTAATGGTTTTTCGTTGATAATTAATAGGCTAGGAGAGATGTTGTTTTTTACATTAGATTTAGTGATAATTTCTTCATCATCTAAATCTATTCCTAGATCTGCCCAATACTCCT is from Lentisphaera profundi and encodes:
- a CDS encoding IS91 family transposase; its protein translation is METRTEHSVGEIFRRFGQTYEGNHSLLKEQRKTLQDIAMCRTAYLGGHNEVCCKCGSERPVYNSCGNTNCPMCQGIRRRRWLNERLDELLPVSYFHSIFTLPHELNPIARFNQREIYNLLFRTAADSLLHLSKKYHDSIPVIIATLHTWGQDLCLHPHVHILVTSGGMKKDGTWKAGREDYLFDIFEASAEFKKRFLRKLKSLYKHKKLVNTQDFTEIYKIIEGKSWVVNIQKPFSGAEVVVEYLSRYVYRSAIANSRITAVENSFISFDIKDYKDLDEKGIARHKDIRMKPQEFIRRFMQHVLPKGFRRSRFYGLFAGAQRTTSKEYCKILFAELLKEFKANERFKDEAWQPKVCDCCGNSDFKRGNDLQNERPPPILFHYRRGKLHA
- a CDS encoding type II toxin-antitoxin system Phd/YefM family antitoxin; translation: MNAMTYTEARQNLAKTMETVCNNHDPVIITSKRERSVVMISLEDYSAMEETSYLLRSPKNAKRLLESIYEIENGGGVERDLIE
- a CDS encoding DUF3634 family protein, coding for MNKLLIKFRILISYTTVIVEIENNKLNTKKGKAGNNTLRELREVIQTSNVKYGCILYCKSKKKLKLLGIPQNIHQKLRNVWYNNHRSI
- a CDS encoding acyl carrier protein, whose protein sequence is MKTIFIRFILIINISLYISCDNTKINSGKTTLNNYKNNHSLDKKIAFIIQTKLSLPGNFDLDAPLNKTYGADDLDMVEVIMEIENEYEITIDDNQFFGEFDKTKKEMEIKDISTNQILEIVSDIIKKNKVLP
- a CDS encoding IS30 family transposase; this translates as MTYEHLSLEERHYLEIELKAGTSITKIAKNLNRSTSTLSRELKRNKGLRGYRNKQANDFAQERHKVKPKAIKLTEEVKDYIDEHLLKDWSPEQIVGRLKDDQSILLHHETVYQYILRDKESGGELYKLLRHQNKTYRKRYGNQHSRNGIPNRVDIDERPEAANKRERVGDWEMDTIIGKAHKGAIVTMDDRKSKLRLALPVSHKKATLVKDAIISLLTPIKDLVHTLTFDNGKEFTQHETISKELECNSYFAKPYHSWERGQNENANGLLRQYFPKSMALDGISENEVIIAVDKLNSRPRKCLKFKTPYEVFENLTGINLRKSVGVALTT
- a CDS encoding Txe/YoeB family addiction module toxin translates to MKITFSTKAWEDYLYWQKQDKKILKRINLLIKDIERNPNDGLGKPEILRNTLSGYCSRRITDEHRLVYKILDNNLILIQARHHY
- a CDS encoding DUF6985 domain-containing protein; this translates as MLHLLYECRYVEKCINRFNNLPESLIDNLFESSIKYSQECQEYWADLGIDLDDEEIITKSNVKNNISPSLLIINEKPLDGDIVLSLELNCSWEDEHGMEWLIKGNNILYVGAYEGISTLHIPEEGNHA